One window from the genome of Deinococcota bacterium encodes:
- the ndk gene encoding nucleoside-diphosphate kinase → MATERTYAMVKPDGVKRGLVGEVVGRLENKGFKIVAMKLMHIPRETAERHYGEHRGKPFFEGLVSFITSGPVVAMVVEGENAILEWRKMMGATNPKDALPGTIRGDFASTIDENVAHGSDAPETAEREIGIFFRPEELL, encoded by the coding sequence ATGGCAACCGAACGCACCTACGCGATGGTCAAGCCCGACGGCGTCAAGCGCGGCCTCGTCGGCGAAGTGGTCGGCAGGCTCGAGAACAAGGGCTTTAAGATCGTCGCCATGAAGCTCATGCACATCCCCCGCGAGACCGCCGAGAGGCACTACGGCGAGCACCGGGGCAAGCCCTTTTTCGAGGGTCTGGTCTCCTTTATCACCAGCGGCCCGGTGGTGGCGATGGTCGTCGAGGGCGAGAACGCCATCCTCGAGTGGCGCAAGATGATGGGCGCGACCAACCCCAAGGACGCCCTGCCCGGCACCATCCGCGGCGACTTCGCCAGCACCATCGACGAAAACGTGGCCCACGGCTCGGACGCGCCCGAGACCGCCGAGCGCGAGATCGGCATCTTCTTCAGGCCGGAGGAGCTGCTCTAG